Part of the Cercospora beticola chromosome 5, complete sequence genome is shown below.
GCCAAGAGACTCACGCGTAACGACGCGGTCCAATTTCTTTCTTGTCACGGACACTCTCACGTCTCGATGTCTACCTCCGGTCTGCGGTGTGATGTTGATGCGACCGTGTCTCTTGTAGGACTAGATCTGATGTTTGCAGAGCAGGGTATGCCAGGAACGGATTTAAGTGGCATACCCTCTCCTCCGGATCCCTCTCGGCCGATAGATATGAGATATATGCTCGCAGCCAGCTTGATGCATAAGGGACGCAACAGCGACAAGTGAGTACTCCAGACTCTTGCACACATTCCAGAGAGCCTACGTCCCCAGCAGAATGGCTTCCAGCAAAACAGTTGTCCTGATCACAGGCGGAAATACCGGCCTGGGTCTTGAAATCGTCAAAGCCTTATACACTTCCGACAAAGCCTACAACATCGTGATTGGCAGCCGCAATATACAAAGAGGCCAAGACGCCATAACCAGTGTCAAGCAAGAAACACCTGAAAGCAAGAGCTCGCTCTCCCTAGTCCAGGTGGACATCTCCTCGGACGAGTCCATCACAGCGGCACGAGACCAAATCGCCTCCCAATTCGGCCACCTTGACGTCCTGATCAACAACGCAGGTGCGAACCACGATGCAGAATTCGATGGGAAGCTCGGCTCGCGCGAAGGATGGCTCAAGTCTTGGGACACCAACGTTGCCGGCAACATGGTGATGACCGACGAGTTCATGCCACTGCTCGTCAAGTCTACCGATCCGAGACTGCTGTTCATCGCGAGCGGGACTTCCAGCTTGGCCGACACCTTGAGAATGGATCATGCAGGCTTTGTGGCAATCAACAGTGGTCCTGAAGCTGGTTGGCCGAAGCCGCCTGCGCCATTCTCAGCTGTGATGTACAGGACTGTGAAGACGGGGTTGAATATGGCGATGCGTGAATGGAGTCGTATCTTGAGCAAAGATGGAGTGAAGGTCTGGGGTGTAAGTCCTGGATTCTTGGCCACGGGTCTTGCGGGCGTTGGACCGGAGAAGTTGAAGCAGGTGAGTTCTTGGAAATTCGCATGTCATGATGGAACAGTTGTACTGACCTCTTTCCAGATGGGTGCCCTTGAACCTTCCATCGGGGGACACTTTGTCAAGGACGTGGTAGAAGGCAAGCGTGATGACGATGTAGGAAGGGTTATTCGCAAGGACGGTATCCAGCCTTGGTGAAAAATGTTTTCTCCACTCCGGCCTCGCGTCTACAGCATGTTAGCAGGAAATCGTTTTGATACTGTTAGCAAAATTGATGCAGATCTTGTGATGTTAGACGGCGATCATTCTGACCCCATGCAAGCACCAAACTCAATTCGGGTGCGACGCGTAACATGCCACCGGGTGTCTGTCACACGAGCACCTTCCAAGATCCCCTGTTGCCTGGTTGCAAGCGCCGTGCTCGACTAGAGTCTCCATGTTGGCATGCGTCCTCGCTGAAATTCCTCTGCTGCAAATTTGCCGTTTCGGAGGCCAGCCCGGACGTGTTCGTTGCACTTGGCTGTTCAATGTTCAATGCTCAAAGTGTGTGCTCTGTCGCAATACACCACCGCTGTGGATGTTGAATTGACAATGAAGATCCGCAAGAATGATCTCTGCCTTCACAAAacgcttcagcttctttgcGGCGTCGACCGTGTTTCTACTACTCTTCTTGGTCAGCAGAGAGCATTTACTTCCTCGTCAGCGAATCAACCGGAAATATGACGCAGGTTGGACTCCAGAactgcctgctgctgcaggtgcagcagaagctctgTGCCGTGAACACAACTTCAAGCCATATCGCGCTGGCGCCACGACACATCGAAAGGTCTACGACCTTTTTCTAATCTCTCTCGAACTGGACTGGCTGGAGATACGCCTCCATACCTTGGCTCCATATGTCGACtacttcgtcatcgtcgagtCAAACATGACCTTCACAGGTCTTGCCAAGCCACTGTACCTGCGCGAGAACTGGTCGAGGTTTCGTGATTTCCACCACAAGATCATCCACCGCGTAGTCCAAGATCCTGGACCGCGCGTTGGTAACTCGATATGGGCGCACGAAGACTTTTTCAGGAATGCCTTGCTACACAATACCTTTCCCAGCTTGATGTTCTCGGAAATGGAAGCCAAAGAGGGCGATGTGCTGATCGTCGGCGACGTTGACGAGGTCCCCAAGCCGGAAACTATTGCTGTGTTACGGAGCTGCGAGATTCCAGATCGGATGACTTTGCGAAGTcacttctactactactcttttCAATGGCAGCGTGTCGGCGAACAATGGGCTCATCCTCAGGCCACCGTCTTCCACGGGTTAGCGAAAACACTCTCGCCGGTCGACTTACGCCACGGCATTGGTGGCCAACGATCACGAATACCACTCTACTCTGCTTTCATCCGGTGGTGGCATAAAATCGATCTGTGGGATGCAGCATGGCATTGCAGCTCGTGCTTCGCGACTGTGGCCGAGGTGCAATCGGAAATGGAGAGCTTCTCCCATCCGGACCTAAAGACGTTGGACGATAAGCGAGCCGACACAAGTCTCGAGCGCTTTCGTACCAAAAACAATTTGTTCGGCAGACCAGGGCAGAGATATGAAAAGATCAAGCAGAACAGAGATGTTCCTCAATATATCCTGGACAACAGCCAGCGCTTCAGCTATTCCAGATGCCGGACTCCAAAGCTAAGGCGTTGGCAGATATACAATGAGAAAATTGTGGACTCAAGGCTGTCGCGCTGGTTGTTTGAGCCTCTTACTCGTTCCGGGTTCCGGCAGAACGCTTGGAGCAGAGGCGCACCTTTAAGCGTCGTTCGTTGTACGCTCGATATGTTGCTGTGTGCTTGCATGAAAGCGATGGCAAGCAACGCATGAGGCGAGCAATGTTGGAAAGACGTGTGACGTTGTTAGTCTGGTTAGTTGCTTACCTTGTTGTATGCTGCTAAAACTTGTTCACGGACGGAGTATTGTATCAGCCAGGCAGACCGTGCGTTGCGTCGAGCACCAGGTCGACAGCCAGCATACGTGTGGGATGCCAGCTCGTTACTATCAGTGACGAGGCAGAAGACGAGTTAAAAAAGGATGAAGACTGTAGTTGTAAAGAATTTCCGAAAGCCGCCAACAAGGGCAGTAATAAAACTATTGCACCGCCACAAATGCCAAGTGCATGCGAACTCCGAGCTTCAGCCACTCTCATCAGGCAGGCGTGGTGACGTGCATACATGCAGCTGAACAGACATATATGTAAATCCATCTTTCACTTCTAGaacacaaccacaacccCAAACTCGATCACAAACACGAGAAACCGACATGGCCGACTCCTCACCAATCAACGCGCTGTCCGGCGGCACAATCTCCAAACTCATCCTCGCTTCATTCCCTCCGGACGCATCTCCGCAGCTGCGACACGCATACGATGCCATCGCACTCGCAGCCCACTCCTCCATGCTGGCCATTGGCTTCCGACTCGTAGGACTCGGCGAAGACCACCGCATAGAAGCCACATCCGACAACGACTCTCCACAACCCTTACCGTCAGAATGGAACGCATCAAGTGGCAGCTACGCTTTCCGCTACAAGCACCGGCAAAGCAGCATGGAATACCTGGTCAAAGTCTCCCGGATGGGCAACAAAGCAATCATCATGGGAATGGGAATGGGAGACGACAAGACACATACAATCGAAGTGAAAGTCGAGGAATGGATCAGCGCTGGGAATCTACCACTCGAACTCACATCTGAGCAAGACGACGCATCGAAAGAGGAAGCCATAATTGCGAGTTTCATCAATGTGGGACGACTGAGTGATTTTGGATCTCTGATGCGGGTGAAATTGATTCAGAAGTTGATTCCAGGTGTGCAGAAGGAGGGGTATGAAGAGACACAGGAACAGACGGCAGAGGGGAGTAGGAGACAACCTGCTCCTGGGCGGGAGCGAGATGATCCACAGTATGATCCGCTGAGAGAAGAGCGCGCTCCTCCTGCCCGGCCGTATCCTTTAAATGATCCGCTTGTGCAGCCGCCGAGGAGAGGACCTTTGCCGGATCCGATGCCTGGGTTCGAGGACGAGTATGAGGTGAATCGGCCTCCAAGAGGTATGGGCCAGCCAGGTGGTGGCTTGGGGAGATATGGTGAGCGAGATTTGTATCCACAAGGGCTGGGACCAAATGACCCAATGCGTGGTGGTGTAGGGCCTGGCTTGGGCGGAGGTTTTGGCGGAGGCGGGATGCATCCTACATTCGATGATCCTCTGTTCGCTGGGCAAGGCCAACAAGGTGGTCGTGGAGGACAAGCACCGCCCGGTGCGAGATACGATGATCCATTCGGACCGGGGATGGGACATCCTCGTGGCGCTGGCATGGGTGGGAGACCGCCGAATCCATTCGGGGGATTTGGAGGTGGAGACTTCATCTAGATGTGTGGTTCCCCAGAGGTCTAAGCTGCGTGTAGGACTCAGGGGCTTGCGCTGAATGTGTGCCGAAAGTgtatgaggatgacgaagacgatgagacgAATTACGGTGCACATGACTGATGAACAAAAATGGGTGCATGGAAAAATATAAACCACACACCAATCGAGATAACGTGTTCACTTTATTCTCGCAGTTCGCTCGTTCCTTCTACATGAGACTGTCAGGTCCCGACGAGTAGTCGACCTTGATTGAGGCAAAGCATCGATGTCGACAGCGATCAAGCTGCAGTCTGCAGTCTGCGATCATCTCGCACTGCCGTCCCGCTTATTTGTGTTGCGCTTGACTCCTGTCACGTCGTTTCCAGAGTCTCAGCAAAAGGCCTCAATGTAGCCCTTCGTCCTGGTCAGATACGTGCTCTAGTAATAGTCCACCCCAATCCTCGCTCTGGAGCGGAGTGCGATCCGTCAGCTCGTCACTTTGATCTACAAAGAGGTGTCAATAAGTAATTTGAAGATTTCCCGTAGATGCCACAGAACTTACGGTCTTGCCCGTCCATCCACCCATGATCCCATTCGTCATAGTCTGGCACATACTCTGATTGCCATCCGCCCCAGCCCTCGTTCTGGAACGCACCGAGAGTCTTCCACTCGAGAGGTTGTTCTACACAGAGGTGTTAATGAAAACTCTCGAGATTACCTGCAGAAATTACAGAACTTACCAGCTGGCtcgttcatcttcttccaatgTTCGTCCAAAGTCTCGAGCGGAGTCACAGTGTAAGCAAATTCGAAAGGAAAGTCCTTCGCAGACCAAAGTGGCTTGATGATCAAGGCCTTAAGCGCTGCGGAAGACACATCAGTGATCCGGTGAACCATGTCGATCGTGGTCTGGGCAAATTCTGCAACCAAGTTCGAGAAGCAGGTCGCGCGATCCGGTGGTCCATACCAGCCACTTGAAGCGTAGCTCATATAGTGCAGCCGTACCACGACCTGCGAGAACGTGTCAAGTTCAATATGCCGAATGAGCTTTCGATATTCTCCCTTGATGTTGCGAAGCCACGTGGTGCAGAATTTGGCCATTTCTTCGGGGCCTGAGCTTGAGAAGTTGAATTTGTGGCAGATGTAGTAGAGGCCAATGGAATCCGTGTAAGTTTGCTTGCAGGCGAGCACAATGCCGTTGTTTTTGTACCATTTTGGAGGACGCTTGTAACTTTGCGAGAACGATACTGTAGTGTTGAAAGCTTCCTCGTAAATCCGGTTGCGTAGTTCTGGTGGTAGTCTGAGGAAATACGATGGTCGCTTGCGGTATTGTTTCGATGCTGTGAGAGCCCTTCGCTTTGGCTTGCCTTTTCGAGTCACTGTCGCTATTGTCATCTTGAAGGCATTGTTCGGGGGAACTTGGACCAAGGACTTGGGCTGAGCGTGGGCGACAGAAAGTTGCGACAGCGATTCGGACGCCTCGTCAGTCGCTGAGGCTCTGTGCTTGACCCCATCAGTCTCGAGCGAAGGGATTGGAGCTGTCATCTTGGAATCGGTGTGTTGCACTTGCAGTGGTTGATGAAGTGTTGGTCACGCTGCCGACTAGtgctggaggtggaggt
Proteins encoded:
- a CDS encoding uncharacterized protein (CAZy:GT17); translated protein: MISAFTKRFSFFAASTVFLLLFLVSREHLLPRQRINRKYDAGWTPELPAAAGAAEALCREHNFKPYRAGATTHRKVYDLFLISLELDWLEIRLHTLAPYVDYFVIVESNMTFTGLAKPLYLRENWSRFRDFHHKIIHRVVQDPGPRVGNSIWAHEDFFRNALLHNTFPSLMFSEMEAKEGDVLIVGDVDEVPKPETIAVLRSCEIPDRMTLRSHFYYYSFQWQRVGEQWAHPQATVFHGLAKTLSPVDLRHGIGGQRSRIPLYSAFIRWWHKIDLWDAAWHCSSCFATVAEVQSEMESFSHPDLKTLDDKRADTSLERFRTKNNLFGRPGQRYEKIKQNRDVPQYILDNSQRFSYSRCRTPKLRRWQIYNEKIVDSRLSRWLFEPLTRSGFRQNAWSRGAPLSVVRCTLDMLLCACMKAMASNA